The Piliocolobus tephrosceles isolate RC106 chromosome 3, ASM277652v3, whole genome shotgun sequence genome has a window encoding:
- the SETD7 gene encoding histone-lysine N-methyltransferase SETD7 isoform X1: protein MDSDDEMVEEAVEGHLDDDGLPHGFCTVTYSSTDRFEGNFVHGEKNGRGKFFFFDGSTLEGYYVDDALQGQGVYTYEDGGVLQGTYVDGELNGPAQEYDTDGRLIFKGQYKDNIRHGVCWIYYPDGGSLVGEVNEDGEMTGEKIAYVYPDERTALYGKFIDGEMIEGKLATLMSTEEGRPHFELMPGNSVYHFDKSTSSCISTNALLPDPYESERVYVAESLISSAGEGLFSKVAVGPNTVMSFYNGVRITHQEVDSRDWALNGNTLSLDEETVIDVPEPYNHVSKYCASLGHKANHSFTPNCIYDMVENRVFAFENPQGSLLQLQKHSGEAFSLRYSQVCPPPFWAHQMHPHPESSGGR from the exons GACACCTGGATGATGACGGATTACCGCACGGGTTCTGCACGGTCACCTACTCCTCCACAGACAGATTTGAGGGGAACTTTGTTCATGGAGAAAAGAACGGACGGGGGAAGTTCTTCTTCTTTGATGGCAG CACCCTGGAGGGTTATTATGTGGATGATGCCTTGCAGGGCCAGGGAGTTTACACTTATGAAGATGGGGGAGTTCTCCAGGGCACGTATGTAGACGGAGAGCTGAACGGTCCAGCCCAGGAATACGACACAGATGGGAGACTGATCTTCAAGGGGCAGTATAAAGATAACATTCGGCATGGAGTGTGCTGGATATATTACCCA GATGGAGGAAGCCTTGTAGGAGAAGTAAATGAAGATGGGGAGATGACTGGAGAGAAGATAGCCTATGTGTACCCTGATGAGAGGACCGCACTGTATGGGAAATTTATTGATGGAGAGATGATAGAAGGCAAACTGGCCACCCTTATGTCCACTGAAGAAGGGAGGCCTCACTTTGAGCTGATGCCTGGAA atTCAGTGTACCACTTTGATAAGTCAACTTCATCTTGCATTTCTACCAATGCTCTTCTTCCAGATCCTTATGAATCAGAAAG GGTTTATGTTGCTGAATCTCTCATTTCCAGTGCTGGAGAAGGACTTTTTTCAAAGGTAGCAGTGGGACCTAATACTGTTATGTCTTTTTATAATGGAGTTCGAATTACACACCAAGAG gTTGACAGCAGGGACTGGGCCCTTAATGGGAACACCCTCTCCCTTGATGAAGAAACGGTCATTGATGTGCCTGAGCCCTATAACCATGTATCCAAGTACTGTGCCTCCTTGGGACACAAGGCAAATCACTCCTTCACTCCAAACTGCATCTACGACAT GGTGGAAAACAGAGTTTTTGCCTTTGAAAATCCACAGGGCTCTCTCTTACAACTCCAAAAGCACTCTGGTGAAGCCTTCTCCCTGAGATACAGCCAG GTTTGTCCACCCCCGTTTTGGGCCCATCAAATGCATCCGCACCCTGAGAGCAGTGGAGGCCGATGA
- the SETD7 gene encoding histone-lysine N-methyltransferase SETD7 isoform X2, which translates to MDSDDEMVEEAVEGHLDDDGLPHGFCTVTYSSTDRFEGNFVHGEKNGRGKFFFFDGSTLEGYYVDDALQGQGVYTYEDGGVLQGTYVDGELNGPAQEYDTDGRLIFKGQYKDNIRHGVCWIYYPDGGSLVGEVNEDGEMTGEKIAYVYPDERTALYGKFIDGEMIEGKLATLMSTEEGRPHFELMPGNSVYHFDKSTSSCISTNALLPDPYESERVYVAESLISSAGEGLFSKVAVGPNTVMSFYNGVRITHQEVDSRDWALNGNTLSLDEETVIDVPEPYNHVSKYCASLGHKANHSFTPNCIYDMFVHPRFGPIKCIRTLRAVEADEELTVAYGYDHSPPREEWA; encoded by the exons GACACCTGGATGATGACGGATTACCGCACGGGTTCTGCACGGTCACCTACTCCTCCACAGACAGATTTGAGGGGAACTTTGTTCATGGAGAAAAGAACGGACGGGGGAAGTTCTTCTTCTTTGATGGCAG CACCCTGGAGGGTTATTATGTGGATGATGCCTTGCAGGGCCAGGGAGTTTACACTTATGAAGATGGGGGAGTTCTCCAGGGCACGTATGTAGACGGAGAGCTGAACGGTCCAGCCCAGGAATACGACACAGATGGGAGACTGATCTTCAAGGGGCAGTATAAAGATAACATTCGGCATGGAGTGTGCTGGATATATTACCCA GATGGAGGAAGCCTTGTAGGAGAAGTAAATGAAGATGGGGAGATGACTGGAGAGAAGATAGCCTATGTGTACCCTGATGAGAGGACCGCACTGTATGGGAAATTTATTGATGGAGAGATGATAGAAGGCAAACTGGCCACCCTTATGTCCACTGAAGAAGGGAGGCCTCACTTTGAGCTGATGCCTGGAA atTCAGTGTACCACTTTGATAAGTCAACTTCATCTTGCATTTCTACCAATGCTCTTCTTCCAGATCCTTATGAATCAGAAAG GGTTTATGTTGCTGAATCTCTCATTTCCAGTGCTGGAGAAGGACTTTTTTCAAAGGTAGCAGTGGGACCTAATACTGTTATGTCTTTTTATAATGGAGTTCGAATTACACACCAAGAG gTTGACAGCAGGGACTGGGCCCTTAATGGGAACACCCTCTCCCTTGATGAAGAAACGGTCATTGATGTGCCTGAGCCCTATAACCATGTATCCAAGTACTGTGCCTCCTTGGGACACAAGGCAAATCACTCCTTCACTCCAAACTGCATCTACGACAT GTTTGTCCACCCCCGTTTTGGGCCCATCAAATGCATCCGCACCCTGAGAGCAGTGGAGGCCGATGAAGAGCTCACCGTTGCCTATGGCTATGACCACAGCCCCCCCCGGGAAGAGTGGGCCTGA